The following proteins come from a genomic window of Ornithinimicrobium cryptoxanthini:
- a CDS encoding alpha-1,4-glucan--maltose-1-phosphate maltosyltransferase, with the protein MTETASSGPTHSVLELVGQHPIGRIPVQEVRPAVDGGDRPTKSVVNELFPITATVFREGHDQVNATVVLTDPDGAEHHVRMHLLNPGLDHWGTTIFANRPGIWSYRVEGWSDPYATWHHDAVLKVEAGVDVELMLEEGARVLERSRGEVEHAAETRQRLEESITALRDTGRPVEERLAAGTGLREPLVGAPLRDFVSPSRSYTWWVERPLALHGAWYEMFPRSEGATQDPETGLWTSGTFATAAERLPAIADMGFDVVYLTPIHPIGRTNRKGRNNTLDAQEHDPGSPYAIGAEEGGHDALHPDLGDFDDFDAFVARAEELGLEVAMDLALQAAPDHPWATEHPEFFTTRADGSIAYAENPPKKYQDIYPVNFDNAPDSAYAEVRRIMQVWIDHGVKIFRVDNPHTKPVEFWQWLIADVAVDHPEVIWLAEAFTKPAMMHTLAKVGFQQSYTYYAWRNQVGELTEYVTELSGKTAPFMRPSFWPTTHDILTPYMQYGGPTAFQLRAALAATLVPTYGIYAGYEHCENVARPGAEEQIDNEKYEFKNRRWDLDTEHGGRDEAHGRPNLAPFLKRLNEIRRQHPSLHWLRNITFHSAEDENFLVFSKRGGGAHDGSDSDEIIVVANLDPFAPRATTVHLNMPSLGLGWSERFVAHELLTGAQWDWGEANFVHLGPGSLPVHIIWVRKF; encoded by the coding sequence GTGACCGAGACAGCATCCAGCGGCCCGACCCACTCCGTCCTCGAGCTCGTGGGGCAGCACCCCATCGGGCGGATCCCCGTGCAGGAGGTCCGGCCTGCCGTGGACGGGGGCGACCGGCCGACCAAGTCCGTGGTCAACGAGCTCTTCCCGATCACCGCCACCGTCTTCCGCGAGGGGCACGACCAGGTCAACGCGACCGTGGTGCTCACCGACCCCGACGGCGCCGAGCACCACGTGCGGATGCACCTGCTCAACCCCGGGCTCGACCACTGGGGCACCACCATCTTCGCCAACCGGCCGGGCATCTGGAGCTACCGCGTCGAGGGCTGGTCCGACCCCTACGCCACCTGGCACCACGATGCCGTCCTCAAGGTCGAGGCCGGGGTGGACGTGGAGCTGATGCTCGAGGAGGGGGCCCGGGTCCTGGAGCGCTCCCGCGGCGAGGTCGAGCACGCTGCCGAGACCCGGCAGCGCCTCGAGGAGTCGATCACCGCCCTGCGCGACACCGGTCGCCCGGTCGAGGAGCGCCTGGCTGCCGGCACCGGTCTGCGCGAGCCGCTCGTCGGCGCCCCGCTGCGCGACTTCGTCAGCCCCAGCCGCAGCTACACCTGGTGGGTGGAGCGCCCCCTGGCCCTGCACGGGGCGTGGTATGAGATGTTCCCCCGCTCCGAGGGCGCCACGCAGGACCCGGAGACGGGGCTGTGGACCTCAGGCACGTTCGCCACCGCCGCCGAGCGCCTCCCCGCGATCGCCGACATGGGCTTCGACGTCGTCTATCTGACCCCGATCCACCCGATCGGCCGGACCAACCGCAAGGGCCGCAACAACACCCTCGACGCCCAGGAGCACGACCCCGGCAGCCCCTACGCCATCGGCGCCGAGGAGGGTGGCCACGACGCGCTCCACCCCGATCTGGGCGACTTCGACGACTTCGACGCCTTCGTGGCCCGTGCCGAGGAGCTCGGCCTCGAGGTGGCCATGGACCTGGCGCTGCAGGCCGCGCCCGACCACCCGTGGGCCACCGAGCACCCCGAGTTCTTCACCACCCGCGCCGACGGCTCGATCGCCTATGCGGAGAACCCGCCGAAGAAATACCAGGACATCTATCCCGTCAACTTCGACAACGCCCCCGACAGCGCCTACGCCGAGGTGCGCCGGATCATGCAGGTCTGGATCGACCACGGCGTGAAGATCTTCCGGGTCGACAACCCGCACACCAAGCCCGTCGAGTTCTGGCAGTGGCTGATCGCCGATGTCGCGGTCGACCACCCGGAGGTGATCTGGCTGGCCGAGGCGTTCACCAAGCCGGCCATGATGCACACGCTGGCCAAGGTCGGCTTCCAGCAGTCCTACACCTACTACGCCTGGCGCAACCAGGTCGGCGAGCTGACCGAATACGTCACCGAGCTGTCCGGCAAGACCGCCCCCTTCATGCGCCCCTCGTTCTGGCCGACGACGCACGACATCCTCACGCCATACATGCAGTATGGCGGGCCGACCGCCTTCCAGCTGCGCGCGGCGCTGGCGGCCACCCTGGTCCCGACCTACGGCATCTATGCCGGATATGAGCACTGCGAGAACGTCGCCCGGCCCGGCGCCGAGGAGCAGATCGACAACGAGAAGTATGAGTTCAAGAACCGTCGCTGGGACCTCGACACCGAGCACGGCGGCCGCGACGAGGCGCACGGCCGGCCCAACCTGGCGCCGTTCCTGAAGCGGCTCAACGAGATCCGGCGCCAGCACCCGTCCCTGCACTGGCTGCGCAACATCACCTTCCACAGCGCCGAGGACGAGAACTTCCTGGTCTTCTCCAAGCGCGGCGGCGGCGCCCACGACGGGTCCGACAGCGACGAGATCATCGTGGTCGCCAACCTGGACCCGTTCGCACCGCGGGCGACGACGGTGCACCTGAACATGCCCTCGCTCGGCCTCGGCTGGAGCGAGCGGTTCGTGGCCCACGAGCTGCTCACCGGCGCGCAGTGGGACTGGGGCGAGGCCAACTTCGTGCACCTGGGCCCGGGCAGCCTGCCGGTGCACATCATCTGGGTGCGGAAGTTCTGA
- the glgX gene encoding glycogen debranching protein GlgX, which translates to MPVPRRRPDVPPPLGVTVHNGAADVSVLAAHADLVELCLFDEDGTERRVPLSRRAYGVWWDVVADVRPGQRYGFRVHGPWAPQDGQRHNPAKLLLDPYAGAIDGTVTWGPEVFGHVVDDSWVGDGETRDDRDSASFVPRSVVVDHSRFDWTGDLVSATPWTGSVVYEAHVRGLTMRHPGLPEEIRGTYAALGHPVILEHLTGLGVTTLELLPIHAFTHEPHLVRNGLTNYWGYNTMGFFAPHAGYAAACDPQGVVDEVKGAVKALHGAGIEVVLDVVYNHTCEQGSRDGATLSWRGLDNATYYRLDERGHDIDVTGCGNTVDLRQPLVAKMVLDSLRHWVTEFHIDGFRFDLAPALARGRDDAYDPDHAFHVALRTDPVLSRVMLIAEPWDVGVHGWRTGQFPPPFAEWNDRFRDTVRTFWLPDTARALAGETGHGARELATRFAGSADLYQADDRGPIASVNFVTAHDGFTLADTTAYERKHNEANLEGNRDGHGDNRSWNHGVEGPTDDPAILAARRRSARNLMATTLLATGVPMITAGDELGRTQGGNNNAYCQDNEISWLDWEAADADLLATVTRLLELRRAHPALRPPEFQTFDAVPGRVRLRWFDTEGQVLSEQQWTDPGLRTLVAVLDDRAVAEVAGAQPDFVMIVLSGALDAVTVRLPDADVERPWQVEWDSSWETPQGPTEVGDEVRVEAHSVVVLATPQFS; encoded by the coding sequence ATGCCCGTCCCCCGACGCAGACCTGATGTGCCCCCGCCCCTGGGGGTCACCGTCCACAACGGAGCGGCCGACGTGTCGGTGCTGGCGGCCCACGCCGACCTGGTCGAGCTGTGCCTGTTTGACGAGGACGGCACCGAACGGCGCGTCCCCCTGTCCCGCCGGGCGTACGGCGTGTGGTGGGACGTCGTGGCCGACGTCCGACCCGGCCAGCGCTATGGCTTCCGCGTGCACGGGCCGTGGGCACCGCAGGACGGGCAGCGGCACAACCCGGCCAAGCTGCTGCTGGACCCCTATGCCGGCGCGATCGACGGGACGGTCACCTGGGGGCCGGAGGTCTTCGGGCACGTGGTCGACGACAGCTGGGTCGGCGACGGGGAGACCCGCGACGACCGGGACAGCGCCTCGTTCGTGCCGAGGTCGGTGGTCGTGGACCACTCGCGCTTCGACTGGACCGGTGACCTCGTGTCGGCCACACCGTGGACCGGGTCGGTCGTCTATGAGGCTCACGTGCGCGGCCTGACCATGCGTCACCCCGGCCTGCCCGAGGAGATCCGGGGGACGTATGCCGCACTGGGCCACCCCGTCATACTCGAGCATCTGACGGGGTTGGGGGTGACCACGCTCGAGCTGCTGCCGATCCATGCGTTCACCCACGAGCCGCACCTGGTCCGCAACGGGCTGACGAACTACTGGGGCTACAACACGATGGGCTTCTTTGCTCCGCACGCCGGGTATGCCGCGGCGTGCGACCCGCAGGGCGTGGTCGACGAGGTGAAGGGCGCGGTCAAGGCGCTGCACGGGGCTGGCATCGAGGTCGTCCTGGACGTCGTCTACAACCACACCTGCGAGCAGGGCAGCCGCGACGGTGCGACGCTGTCGTGGCGGGGCCTGGACAACGCGACCTACTATCGCCTGGACGAGCGCGGGCACGACATCGACGTCACCGGCTGCGGCAACACGGTGGACCTGCGCCAGCCGCTGGTCGCCAAGATGGTGCTCGACTCGCTGCGGCACTGGGTGACCGAGTTCCACATCGACGGCTTCCGGTTCGACCTGGCGCCGGCGCTGGCACGGGGGCGCGACGACGCCTATGACCCCGACCACGCCTTCCACGTGGCACTGCGCACCGACCCCGTGCTCTCTCGCGTGATGCTGATCGCCGAGCCGTGGGACGTGGGCGTGCACGGTTGGCGCACAGGGCAGTTCCCGCCGCCCTTCGCCGAGTGGAACGACCGGTTCCGCGACACCGTGCGCACGTTCTGGCTGCCGGACACCGCCCGTGCCCTCGCCGGTGAGACCGGACACGGCGCCCGGGAGCTGGCGACCCGATTTGCCGGGTCGGCCGACCTCTATCAGGCCGACGACCGTGGCCCGATCGCGTCGGTCAACTTCGTCACGGCCCACGACGGGTTCACGCTGGCTGACACCACGGCATACGAGCGCAAGCACAACGAGGCCAACCTGGAGGGCAACCGGGACGGTCACGGCGACAACCGCAGCTGGAACCACGGGGTCGAGGGGCCGACCGACGACCCGGCGATCCTGGCCGCGCGGCGGCGCTCGGCGCGCAACCTGATGGCGACGACACTGTTGGCCACGGGTGTGCCGATGATCACTGCCGGCGACGAGCTGGGGCGGACCCAGGGCGGCAACAACAACGCCTACTGCCAGGACAACGAGATCAGCTGGCTGGACTGGGAGGCAGCCGATGCTGACCTGCTCGCGACCGTGACGCGCCTGCTGGAGCTGCGGCGGGCACACCCCGCGCTGCGCCCGCCGGAGTTCCAGACCTTTGACGCGGTGCCGGGGCGGGTGCGGCTGCGGTGGTTCGACACCGAGGGGCAGGTGCTGTCGGAGCAGCAGTGGACCGACCCGGGCCTGCGCACGCTGGTCGCCGTGCTGGACGACCGGGCGGTAGCCGAGGTGGCCGGTGCGCAGCCGGACTTCGTGATGATCGTGCTGAGCGGGGCGCTGGATGCCGTGACGGTGCGGCTGCCCGACGCCGATGTGGAGCGACCGTGGCAGGTGGAGTGGGACAGCAGCTGGGAGACCCCGCAGGGTCCGACCGAGGTCGGCGACGAGGTGCGGGTCGAAGCACACTCCGTAGTCGTGCTGGCCACCCCCCAATTTTCATAG
- the treS gene encoding maltose alpha-D-glucosyltransferase yields MRGLNLQQPGLRHDPDWFRKAVFYEVLVRAFDDSTGSGSGDFSGLISRLDYLQWLGVDCLWIPPFYASPLRDGGYDVADYTAVLPEFGTLPEFQELISQAHARGIRIITDLVMNHTSDQHAWFQASRSDPEGPYGDFYVWSDTDDRYADARIIFVDTEVSNWSFDSVRRQFYWHRFFSHQPDLNFENEAVKEAMFDVVRFWMDMGIDGFRLDAVPYLFEEEGTSCENLPKTHEFLASLRAMVDQEYPGRVLLAEANQMPAEVVDYFGTPEAPECHMCFHFPVMPRLYYALRDESAAPIIRVMEETPAIPQGTQWGTFLRNHDELTLEMVSPEERSAMYGWYAPDPRMRANIGIRRRLAPLLDNSRAEIELINALLLSLPGSPCLYYGDEIGMGDNIWLTDRDAVRTPMQWTPDRNAGFSTSDPGKLYLPVVSSLVYHYGTVNVEAQMATSSSLLHWMRGMLQIRSRHEVFGVGAFTLCDADNSAVLAFTRHVSDPAAEFEGRRGVLCVNNLSGRPQAAHIQLPADLASSVTADLFGGDGFPDVDEDGRIHLTLGSQGFFWLGLTTEGA; encoded by the coding sequence ATGCGCGGGCTCAACCTCCAGCAGCCCGGCCTGCGGCACGACCCGGACTGGTTCCGCAAGGCGGTCTTCTATGAGGTGCTCGTGCGCGCCTTCGACGACTCCACCGGCTCGGGGTCCGGCGACTTCAGCGGCCTGATCTCCCGGCTCGACTACCTGCAGTGGCTGGGCGTGGACTGCCTGTGGATCCCTCCGTTCTATGCCTCCCCGCTGCGCGACGGCGGCTACGACGTGGCCGACTACACCGCGGTGCTGCCCGAGTTCGGGACCCTGCCGGAGTTCCAGGAGCTGATCTCGCAGGCGCACGCGCGCGGCATACGCATCATCACCGACCTGGTCATGAACCACACCTCCGACCAGCACGCGTGGTTCCAGGCCTCCCGCTCGGACCCGGAGGGTCCCTACGGCGACTTCTATGTGTGGTCCGACACGGACGACCGGTATGCCGACGCGCGCATCATCTTCGTCGACACCGAGGTCTCCAACTGGTCCTTCGACAGCGTGCGCCGGCAGTTCTACTGGCACCGGTTCTTCAGCCACCAGCCGGACCTCAACTTCGAGAACGAGGCCGTCAAGGAGGCCATGTTCGACGTGGTCCGGTTCTGGATGGACATGGGGATCGACGGCTTCCGCCTCGACGCCGTGCCCTACCTCTTCGAGGAGGAGGGCACCAGCTGCGAGAACCTGCCCAAGACCCACGAGTTCCTGGCGTCGCTGCGGGCCATGGTCGATCAGGAGTACCCCGGGCGGGTGCTGCTGGCCGAGGCCAACCAGATGCCGGCCGAGGTGGTCGACTACTTCGGCACGCCCGAGGCGCCCGAGTGCCACATGTGCTTCCACTTCCCCGTGATGCCGCGGCTCTACTACGCCCTGCGCGACGAGAGCGCGGCGCCGATCATCCGCGTGATGGAGGAGACCCCGGCCATCCCGCAGGGCACCCAGTGGGGCACCTTCCTGCGCAACCACGACGAGCTGACCCTGGAGATGGTCTCGCCCGAGGAGCGCTCGGCGATGTATGGCTGGTATGCCCCCGACCCCCGGATGCGGGCCAACATCGGCATCCGGCGCCGGCTCGCCCCACTGCTGGACAACTCACGCGCCGAGATCGAGCTGATCAACGCCCTGCTGCTCAGCCTGCCCGGCTCGCCGTGCCTCTACTACGGCGACGAGATCGGGATGGGCGACAACATCTGGCTGACCGACCGCGACGCCGTGCGCACGCCGATGCAGTGGACCCCCGACCGCAACGCGGGCTTCTCGACCTCCGACCCGGGCAAGCTCTATCTGCCGGTCGTCTCGAGCCTGGTCTACCACTACGGCACGGTCAACGTGGAGGCCCAGATGGCCACCAGCTCCTCGCTGCTGCACTGGATGCGGGGGATGCTGCAGATCCGCTCCCGGCACGAGGTGTTCGGCGTCGGCGCGTTCACCCTGTGCGACGCGGACAACTCGGCTGTGCTGGCGTTCACCCGGCACGTCAGCGACCCGGCCGCGGAGTTCGAGGGCAGGCGCGGCGTGCTCTGCGTCAACAACCTGTCAGGGCGGCCCCAGGCCGCGCACATCCAGCTGCCCGCTGACCTGGCCAGCTCCGTGACCGCGGACCTCTTCGGGGGCGACGGGTTCCCCGACGTCGACGAGGACGGCCGGATCCACCTGACACTCGGCTCCCAGGGCTTCTTCTGGCTGGGCCTGACCACCGAGGGAGCATGA
- a CDS encoding enoyl-CoA hydratase/isomerase family protein — protein sequence MSEARTVATSTEHVRVEIEDGIATIRVDRPKMNPLDIAVQDALGEAAKIVTADAEVRAVIIYGGEKVFAAGADIKEMQTMSYTDMVDRAAVIQECFKAVAHIPKPTIAAITGYALGAGCELALCADFRIVGSDAKMGQPEILLGVIPGAGGSQRLPRLVGPAKAKDLIFSGRMVDADEALAIGLVDEVVEPDQVYAAALARAKRYVGGPAYALRAAKEAVDRGIETDLDTGLAIEAMLFAGVFATKDREIGMTSFVQDGPGKAKFTAS from the coding sequence ATGAGCGAGGCGCGCACGGTGGCCACGTCGACCGAGCACGTCCGGGTCGAGATCGAGGACGGCATCGCCACGATCCGGGTCGACCGGCCCAAGATGAACCCGCTCGACATCGCCGTGCAGGACGCGCTCGGTGAGGCGGCCAAGATCGTCACCGCTGACGCCGAGGTGCGCGCGGTCATCATCTATGGCGGCGAGAAGGTCTTCGCCGCCGGTGCGGACATCAAGGAGATGCAGACGATGTCCTACACGGACATGGTCGACCGGGCCGCCGTGATCCAGGAGTGCTTCAAGGCGGTCGCGCACATCCCCAAGCCGACCATCGCCGCGATCACCGGCTATGCGCTGGGCGCCGGCTGCGAGCTGGCGCTGTGCGCTGACTTCCGCATCGTCGGCAGCGACGCCAAGATGGGCCAGCCCGAGATCCTGCTCGGCGTCATCCCGGGTGCGGGCGGCTCGCAGCGGCTGCCCCGGCTGGTCGGTCCGGCCAAGGCCAAGGACCTGATCTTCAGCGGCCGGATGGTGGATGCGGACGAGGCGCTCGCGATCGGTCTGGTCGACGAGGTGGTCGAGCCAGACCAGGTGTATGCCGCGGCGCTGGCCCGCGCGAAGCGTTACGTCGGCGGTCCGGCCTACGCCCTGCGGGCGGCCAAGGAGGCCGTGGACCGCGGCATCGAGACCGATCTGGACACCGGGCTGGCCATCGAGGCGATGCTCTTTGCGGGTGTCTTTGCCACCAAGGACCGCGAGATCGGGATGACCTCGTTCGTCCAGGACGGTCCCGGCAAGGCGAAGTTCACAGCAAGTTGA
- the glgP gene encoding alpha-glucan family phosphorylase, giving the protein MKAIRRLHVRTVLPETLAPLHQLALNLRWSWHPPTLDLFESIDPQKWQLCRREPLTMLSLLSPAELERLAGDAEFVQRVQEAGAGLDRYLTQDRWYQRAAQDSTEAFGSAYAYFSPEFGLTAALPQYSGGLGILAGDHLKSASDLGVPIVGIGLFYKSGYFRQRLNAEGWQQESYPVLDPDDLPLALLREPDGTPSVISLAMPGGSRLDAYVWRAQVGRVPLLLLDSDVETNDASKRDLTDRLYGGGGDQRLQQEMLLGIGGVRALRLWSRLTGAPEPDVYHMNEGHAGFQGLERISELTQSAGLSFDEALRTVRASTVFTTHTPVPAGIDRFGVNQMAQHFGGSAQLPGVALSRLLQLGAENYEGGDANVFNMAVMGLRLGQRANGVSQLHGEVSRGMFKGLWPGFDQAEVPIGSITNGVHAGTWVDRKVFDLASEFINGDVLGSGGPWGHVDEVPTDRIWATKRELREQLVAETRDRLRKSMRARGSTSAELGWIEDVLDPDILTIGFARRVPTYKRLTLMLRDPERLAKILLDEERPVQLVIAGKAHPADDTGKRLIQEMVRFTDDPKLRHRIVFLPNYDIAMAQRLYPGCDVWLNNPLRPFEACGTSGMKAALNGALNLSILDGWWDEWFDGENGWAIPTADGVDDDRRDELEASALYDLLENNVVPTFYDTDEAGLPTRWLEMITHTLGTLGPKVMADRMVQDYTQNLYLPAARAGWAVSENDHAGARDLAASVERIRAGWPSVRVEHLDAEGVSDTPQVGESVRVHAYVALGDLAPQDVTVQVAFGRASETDELTDVELSVLQHVDSYDGGKHRFDGELELSRTGSLGWTVRVLPAHPLLASDAELGLVTNPF; this is encoded by the coding sequence GTGAAGGCCATCCGCAGACTGCACGTTCGCACAGTCCTCCCTGAGACACTCGCCCCGCTGCACCAGCTCGCGCTCAACCTGAGGTGGTCCTGGCACCCGCCGACGCTCGACCTCTTTGAGAGCATCGACCCGCAGAAGTGGCAGCTGTGCCGCCGCGAGCCGCTGACCATGCTCAGCCTGCTCTCACCGGCCGAGCTGGAGCGCCTGGCCGGCGACGCGGAGTTCGTGCAGCGCGTCCAGGAGGCCGGTGCCGGGCTGGACCGCTATCTCACGCAGGACCGGTGGTACCAGCGTGCCGCACAGGACAGCACCGAGGCGTTCGGCAGCGCCTACGCCTACTTCTCACCGGAGTTCGGGCTGACCGCAGCGCTGCCGCAGTACTCCGGCGGCCTGGGGATCCTGGCCGGTGACCACCTCAAGAGCGCCTCCGACCTGGGTGTGCCGATCGTGGGCATCGGGCTGTTCTACAAGAGCGGCTACTTCCGGCAGCGGCTCAACGCCGAGGGCTGGCAGCAGGAGTCCTATCCGGTGCTCGACCCCGACGACCTGCCGCTGGCGCTGCTGCGCGAGCCGGACGGCACCCCGTCGGTGATCTCGCTGGCGATGCCTGGCGGGTCGCGGCTCGACGCGTATGTGTGGCGGGCGCAGGTGGGTCGCGTGCCGCTGCTGCTGCTCGACTCCGACGTCGAGACCAACGACGCGAGCAAGCGGGACCTCACCGACCGGCTGTATGGCGGGGGTGGCGACCAGCGGCTCCAGCAGGAGATGCTGCTCGGCATCGGCGGCGTGCGCGCGCTGCGGCTCTGGTCGCGCCTGACGGGGGCCCCGGAGCCGGACGTCTATCACATGAACGAGGGTCATGCCGGGTTCCAGGGCCTGGAGCGGATCAGCGAGCTCACCCAGTCTGCGGGCCTGTCCTTCGACGAGGCGCTGCGCACGGTGCGGGCCTCCACGGTCTTCACCACGCACACGCCGGTGCCCGCGGGAATCGACCGGTTTGGTGTCAACCAGATGGCCCAGCACTTCGGTGGCTCTGCCCAGCTGCCCGGCGTGGCGCTGTCCCGCCTGCTCCAGCTGGGGGCGGAGAACTATGAGGGTGGCGACGCCAACGTCTTCAACATGGCCGTGATGGGACTGCGTCTCGGGCAGCGAGCCAACGGCGTCTCCCAGCTGCACGGCGAGGTGAGCCGCGGCATGTTCAAGGGGCTGTGGCCGGGCTTTGACCAGGCTGAGGTGCCGATCGGCTCGATCACCAACGGCGTCCACGCCGGCACCTGGGTGGACCGCAAGGTGTTCGACCTGGCCTCGGAGTTCATCAACGGCGACGTCCTGGGCTCCGGTGGGCCGTGGGGGCACGTCGACGAGGTGCCCACCGACCGCATCTGGGCGACCAAGCGCGAGCTGCGCGAGCAGCTGGTGGCCGAGACCAGGGACCGGCTGCGCAAGTCCATGCGCGCCCGCGGGTCGACCTCTGCCGAGCTGGGCTGGATCGAGGACGTCCTCGACCCCGACATCCTGACGATCGGCTTCGCGAGGCGAGTGCCGACATACAAGCGCCTGACCCTGATGCTGCGTGACCCGGAGCGCCTGGCCAAGATCCTGCTCGACGAGGAGCGTCCGGTGCAGCTGGTGATCGCGGGCAAGGCGCACCCGGCCGACGACACCGGCAAGCGGCTGATCCAAGAGATGGTCCGCTTCACCGACGACCCGAAGCTGCGGCACCGGATCGTCTTCCTGCCCAACTACGACATCGCGATGGCGCAGCGGCTCTATCCCGGGTGTGACGTCTGGCTGAACAACCCGCTGCGGCCCTTCGAGGCGTGCGGCACGTCCGGCATGAAGGCCGCCCTCAACGGCGCGCTCAACCTCTCCATCCTGGACGGCTGGTGGGACGAGTGGTTCGACGGCGAGAACGGCTGGGCGATCCCGACCGCCGACGGGGTCGACGACGACCGGCGCGACGAGCTGGAGGCGTCGGCGCTCTATGACCTGCTGGAGAACAACGTCGTCCCGACCTTCTATGACACGGACGAGGCGGGGCTACCCACGCGCTGGCTCGAGATGATCACCCACACGCTGGGCACGCTCGGCCCGAAGGTGATGGCCGACCGGATGGTGCAGGACTACACGCAGAACCTCTATCTGCCGGCCGCCCGGGCCGGCTGGGCCGTGAGCGAGAACGACCACGCCGGTGCTCGCGACCTGGCCGCGTCGGTCGAGCGGATCCGGGCCGGCTGGCCGTCCGTGCGGGTCGAGCACCTGGACGCCGAGGGCGTCAGCGACACTCCGCAGGTCGGGGAGTCCGTGCGGGTGCATGCCTATGTCGCGCTCGGCGACCTCGCGCCGCAGGACGTCACCGTCCAGGTCGCGTTCGGCCGGGCGTCGGAGACTGACGAGCTGACCGACGTCGAGCTGAGCGTCCTGCAGCACGTGGACTCCTATGACGGCGGGAAGCACCGCTTTGACGGTGAGCTCGAGCTCTCGCGCACCGGCAGCCTCGGCTGGACCGTGCGGGTGCTGCCCGCGCACCCGCTGCTGGCGAGCGACGCCGAGCTGGGTCTGGTCACCAACCCATTTTGA
- a CDS encoding IS630 family transposase, translating to MARMEDVLEVYHRPYDPNVPAVCMDEKPYPLHGHAREPVPAAPGRDRKEDSEYVRHGTCSIFVWAEPLAGRRRVIARPRRTRIDWANEIDQLLTFDYPDAERVVLVMDNLNTHTLGSLYEAFDPVKARALAERLEIHYTPRHGSWLNIAEIELSRLTRQCLDRRIEDLELLNAELAAWQDATNEDQRQVHWQFTTGDARIKLRHLYPGI from the coding sequence GTGGCCCGCATGGAGGACGTCCTGGAGGTCTACCACCGTCCTTACGACCCGAACGTACCGGCCGTCTGTATGGATGAGAAGCCCTACCCGCTCCACGGCCACGCCCGCGAGCCCGTCCCCGCCGCGCCTGGCCGTGACCGCAAGGAAGATTCCGAGTACGTGCGCCACGGCACCTGCTCCATCTTCGTCTGGGCCGAACCCCTCGCCGGCCGGCGCCGGGTCATCGCCCGGCCTCGGCGGACCCGGATCGACTGGGCGAACGAGATCGACCAGCTGCTGACCTTCGACTACCCCGACGCCGAGCGCGTCGTGCTGGTGATGGACAACCTGAACACCCACACCCTGGGCTCGCTGTACGAGGCCTTCGACCCTGTCAAGGCCCGCGCCCTGGCCGAACGCCTGGAAATCCACTACACACCCAGGCACGGCTCCTGGCTCAACATCGCCGAAATCGAACTCTCCCGCCTCACCCGCCAGTGCCTGGACCGACGCATCGAGGACCTCGAGCTCCTCAACGCCGAGCTCGCCGCCTGGCAGGACGCCACCAACGAAGACCAACGCCAGGTCCACTGGCAGTTCACCACGGGCGACGCCCGCATCAAGCTTCGTCATCTATACCCAGGCATTTAG
- a CDS encoding helix-turn-helix domain-containing protein has translation MPRSKEHVVTLTAAERRRLTKVVTSGSNPARMIARARILLELDESVGPASDRAVVAERVGVSEGTVYLVAKRFTESAGDVKKVITRRKRETPPVAPKVTGDVEARVIALACTRAPQGYERWSLRLLEKHVVLTDGLPPLDHSTIGRVLKKGGFVLT, from the coding sequence ATGCCCAGGTCGAAGGAACACGTCGTCACGTTGACCGCTGCTGAGCGGAGGCGGTTGACCAAGGTGGTGACCAGCGGGAGTAACCCGGCGCGGATGATCGCCCGGGCCAGGATCCTGCTGGAGTTGGATGAGAGCGTTGGTCCGGCCTCGGACCGGGCCGTGGTGGCCGAGCGGGTCGGGGTCAGCGAGGGCACGGTGTACCTGGTCGCCAAGCGGTTCACCGAATCCGCCGGGGATGTCAAGAAGGTGATCACTCGGCGCAAGCGGGAGACGCCTCCGGTGGCGCCGAAGGTGACCGGGGATGTGGAGGCCAGGGTGATCGCCCTGGCCTGCACCAGAGCTCCGCAGGGATATGAGAGGTGGTCGCTGCGGCTGCTGGAGAAACACGTGGTGCTCACCGACGGGCTTCCGCCGCTGGATCACTCCACGATCGGACGGGTCCTGAAAAAGGGGGGCTTCGTCCTCACCTGA
- a CDS encoding PadR family transcriptional regulator: protein MNAEQDWPSEWLRGVLSVCTLRILCDGPTYGYAIASRLADAGLGTIKGGTLYPLLGRLEEAGHVEVEWRPGEGGPGRKFYQLTPAGQAEAHRQAADWAEFTSITRALTDSALAPEGATR from the coding sequence ATGAATGCAGAGCAGGACTGGCCCAGCGAGTGGCTGCGCGGCGTGCTGAGCGTCTGCACCCTGCGGATCCTGTGCGACGGCCCGACCTATGGCTATGCCATTGCCTCGCGCCTCGCCGACGCGGGGCTGGGCACTATCAAGGGCGGCACGCTCTATCCGCTGCTCGGCCGCCTCGAGGAGGCCGGCCACGTCGAGGTCGAGTGGCGACCGGGCGAGGGCGGCCCGGGCCGCAAGTTCTATCAGCTCACCCCGGCCGGACAGGCCGAGGCGCACCGACAGGCGGCCGACTGGGCCGAGTTCACCAGCATCACCCGCGCCCTGACCGACAGCGCGCTCGCACCCGAGGGGGCCACCCGATGA